CGCTCTCCCTCTCGGACCTCGAGCCCTGGCTCGTGGACGCCGAGTGGCATCGCCTCGTCTTCGTGAACGGCCGCCTCGAGCCGCAGCTCTCCAACTTCTCGGGCCTCCCCGCCGAGGTGCAGGTGAGCCCGCTCTCCGAGGCGCTGCGCGAGGAGCCGGCCTGGGTCGAGTCGCATCTCGGCTCGCTCGCCGGCTTCGACCGCGCGGCCTTCACGGCCCTCAACACCGCGTTCATGCAGGACGGTGTCGTCGTCCGCGTGCCCAAGGGTGAGGTCGTCGAGGTCCCGCTCCACATCCTGCACATCACCGACGCGCAGGCGGAGGGGGGGGCGATCCATCCGCGCCTCCTCGTCGTCGCCGAGCCGCTCGCGCAGCTCACGGTCATCGAGAGCTACGCCGCGATCGGCACGCCGGCCTACCTCGTCAACGCGGTCGCCGAGGTCTCGGTGGGCAACGGGGCGCGCGTGGACCACTACAAGATCCAGCGCGAGAGCATCGACGCCTTCCACGTGGGCACGGTGCAGGTGACGCAGGGCCGCGATTCGATCTACCACTCGTTCTCGTTCGCGGCGGGCGCGGCCCTCTCGCGCACGAACATCTACACCAAGCTCGCCGGCACCGGCGGCGAGGCGCGCCTCAACGGGCTCTACGTCCTCGACGGTCCGCAGCACGCCGACCACCAGACCTTCGTCGAGCACCTCGCCGAGGCCTGCGCGTCGCGCGAGCTCTACAAGGGCATCCTCGACGGCGAGTCGCACGGCGTCTTCAACGGCAAGGTCTACGTCGACCCCATCGCGCAGAAGACCGACGGCAAGCAGACCAACAAGGCGCTCCTGCTCTCCGAGAAGGCGCGCGTGGACACCAAGCCGCAGCTCGAGATCTTCGCCGACGACGTGAAGTGCACGCACGGCGCGACGATCGGGCGGCTGGACGAGCTCGCGCTCTTCTACCTGAAGAGCCGCGCGATCGGCGCCGAGAGCGCCCGCGCGCTCCTCACCTACGCCTTCGCGGCGGAGGTGCTGGAGACGATCGAGATCGACGCGCTCCGCGTCGCGCTCGAGCGCGATCTCTTCGAGCGCTTCACGCAGCTCAGGCTGGAGTAGATTCCCCTCGTGGCCGACGACGCTGCCCTCGACGCCCTGTACCAGGAGATCATCCTGGACCA
This window of the Gemmatimonadota bacterium genome carries:
- the sufD gene encoding Fe-S cluster assembly protein SufD, whose amino-acid sequence is MTVPTYADQFAAAATNGGGEGPSWLPALRQKAFERFAALGFPTTRDEDWHFTSVTPIAERTFKAIKPAPTTLSLSDLEPWLVDAEWHRLVFVNGRLEPQLSNFSGLPAEVQVSPLSEALREEPAWVESHLGSLAGFDRAAFTALNTAFMQDGVVVRVPKGEVVEVPLHILHITDAQAEGGAIHPRLLVVAEPLAQLTVIESYAAIGTPAYLVNAVAEVSVGNGARVDHYKIQRESIDAFHVGTVQVTQGRDSIYHSFSFAAGAALSRTNIYTKLAGTGGEARLNGLYVLDGPQHADHQTFVEHLAEACASRELYKGILDGESHGVFNGKVYVDPIAQKTDGKQTNKALLLSEKARVDTKPQLEIFADDVKCTHGATIGRLDELALFYLKSRAIGAESARALLTYAFAAEVLETIEIDALRVALERDLFERFTQLRLE